One region of Bosea sp. 29B genomic DNA includes:
- a CDS encoding OFA family MFS transporter translates to MSIAQGIGETAPGIGLLDRERIIARAGFNRWLVPPAALCIHLCIGMAYGFSVFWLPLSQAIGVTKPVACAADVGLIASLFTTACDWKVADLGWMYTLFFVLLGSSAAIWGGWLERVGPRKAAFVSTLCWCGGLLISAFGIYTHQLWLMWLGSGVIGGIGLGLGYISPVSTLVKWFPDRRGMATGMAIMGFGGGAMIGSPLADILMNTFKTPTSVGVWQTFVVMAGIYFVFMMAGTFGYRIPPSGWRPDGWTPPANQNAMITSGHVHLKDAHKTPQFWLIWAALCLNVSAGIGVIGMASPMLQEIFAGSLIGKPEIGFATLDAEQKKQIATIAAAFVGLLSLFNIMGRFFWASLSDKLGRKLTYATFFGLGILMYGLSPWAAHAGSLALFVAFFCIILSMYGGGFATVPAYLADMFGTQFVGAIHGRLLTAWSTAGIIGPVVVNYIREAQINAGVPRAQVYDRTMYILAGMLVLGFICNLLIRPVAARWFMKDAEVAALQAKGASANATVQYGSFGIGKGGFDGTTLLAWAVVGLPLAWGVWITLSKSLALFR, encoded by the coding sequence ATGAGCATCGCACAAGGAATCGGCGAGACGGCCCCCGGCATAGGGTTGCTCGACCGCGAAAGGATCATCGCCAGGGCCGGCTTCAACCGCTGGCTCGTGCCGCCGGCCGCGCTCTGCATCCATCTGTGCATCGGCATGGCCTATGGCTTCTCGGTGTTCTGGCTGCCGCTCAGCCAGGCGATCGGCGTGACCAAGCCCGTCGCCTGCGCCGCCGATGTCGGCCTCATCGCCTCGCTGTTCACCACCGCCTGCGACTGGAAGGTCGCCGATCTCGGCTGGATGTACACGCTGTTCTTCGTGCTGCTCGGCTCGTCCGCGGCGATCTGGGGTGGCTGGCTCGAGCGCGTCGGCCCGCGCAAGGCCGCCTTCGTCTCGACCCTGTGCTGGTGCGGCGGCCTGCTGATCTCGGCCTTCGGCATCTACACTCACCAGCTCTGGCTGATGTGGCTCGGCTCCGGCGTGATCGGCGGCATCGGCCTCGGCCTCGGCTACATCTCGCCGGTCTCCACGCTAGTGAAGTGGTTCCCGGACCGGCGCGGCATGGCCACCGGCATGGCGATCATGGGCTTCGGCGGCGGCGCCATGATCGGCTCGCCGCTCGCCGACATCCTGATGAACACCTTCAAGACGCCGACCTCGGTCGGCGTCTGGCAAACCTTCGTCGTGATGGCCGGCATCTACTTCGTCTTCATGATGGCCGGCACTTTCGGCTACCGCATCCCGCCCTCGGGCTGGCGCCCCGACGGCTGGACCCCGCCGGCGAACCAGAACGCGATGATCACCTCCGGCCATGTCCATCTCAAGGATGCGCACAAGACGCCGCAGTTCTGGCTGATCTGGGCAGCGCTCTGCCTCAACGTCTCGGCCGGTATCGGCGTCATCGGCATGGCCTCGCCGATGCTGCAGGAGATCTTCGCGGGCTCGCTGATCGGCAAGCCCGAGATCGGCTTCGCCACCCTCGACGCCGAGCAGAAGAAGCAGATCGCCACGATCGCAGCCGCCTTCGTCGGCCTGCTCTCGCTGTTCAACATCATGGGCCGCTTCTTCTGGGCCTCGCTCTCGGACAAGCTCGGCCGCAAGCTGACCTACGCCACCTTCTTCGGGCTCGGCATCCTGATGTACGGGCTCTCGCCCTGGGCAGCGCATGCCGGCTCGCTGGCGCTCTTCGTCGCCTTCTTCTGCATCATCCTGTCGATGTATGGCGGCGGCTTCGCCACCGTTCCGGCCTATCTCGCCGACATGTTCGGCACCCAGTTCGTCGGCGCGATCCATGGCCGGCTGCTCACGGCCTGGTCGACCGCCGGCATCATCGGCCCGGTGGTGGTGAACTATATCCGCGAGGCGCAGATCAATGCCGGCGTGCCGCGTGCGCAGGTCTATGACCGGACCATGTACATCCTCGCCGGCATGCTGGTGCTCGGCTTCATCTGCAACCTGCTCATCCGTCCCGTCGCGGCCAGGTGGTTCATGAAGGATGCGGAGGTCGCTGCCCTGCAGGCCAAGGGCGCGAGCGCCAACGCCACCGTCCAGTACGGCTCCTTCGGCATCGGCAAGGGCGGCTTCGACGGCACGACGCTGCTCGCCTGGGCCGTGGTCGGCCTGCCGCTCGCCTGGGGTGTCTGGATCACGTTGAGCAAGTCGCTGGCGCTGTTCCGCTAA
- a CDS encoding formate dehydrogenase subunit delta produces MIEAKSNEAMTQDHASENLAKLAFMANQIGDFFKSYPEAEAVASIADHINQFWTKRMREDFRVGFEKDASALSPLVWQARAKIRPAPSG; encoded by the coding sequence ATGATCGAGGCGAAGAGCAACGAGGCGATGACCCAAGATCACGCCAGCGAGAATCTCGCCAAGCTCGCCTTCATGGCGAACCAGATCGGCGACTTCTTCAAGTCCTATCCCGAGGCCGAGGCCGTCGCTTCGATCGCCGACCACATCAACCAGTTCTGGACGAAGCGCATGCGGGAGGATTTCCGCGTCGGCTTCGAAAAGGATGCGTCAGCACTGTCGCCGCTTGTGTGGCAGGCGCGCGCCAAGATAAGGCCCGCGCCAAGCGGGTGA
- a CDS encoding aldo/keto reductase — MTKTIQGEAIPALGLGTFELTGPAGEAAIRAAIDLGYRQIDTAIRYGNEVEVGRAIRSSGVARGELFVTTKIWFNDLQPDTVHRRVEESLERLGLDQVDLLLVHWPAKDVPLGETLAAFVEERNRGRTRLIGVSNFTVALLDEALDVHKAELFCNQVEYHPFLSQQKLLARMRQAGMLLNAYQPIARGKVFDNEVLKSLGHKYGKSAGQVTLRWLTQQDGVGAIPRSARLENMRANLDIFDFELSPDDMAAIHGLASGQRYSRFDWEPAWDD, encoded by the coding sequence ATGACGAAGACAATTCAGGGCGAAGCCATCCCGGCCCTCGGGCTGGGTACCTTCGAACTGACCGGGCCGGCGGGCGAAGCGGCGATCCGCGCCGCGATCGACCTCGGCTACCGGCAGATCGACACCGCGATCCGCTATGGCAACGAGGTCGAGGTCGGCCGGGCGATCCGGAGCTCCGGCGTGGCGCGGGGCGAACTCTTCGTCACTACCAAGATCTGGTTCAACGACCTTCAGCCCGACACGGTCCACCGCCGCGTCGAGGAGAGCCTGGAGCGGCTCGGGCTCGACCAGGTCGATCTCCTGCTGGTCCATTGGCCGGCAAAGGACGTGCCCCTCGGCGAGACGCTGGCGGCTTTCGTCGAGGAAAGGAACAGGGGCCGGACCCGCCTGATCGGCGTCAGTAATTTCACGGTCGCGTTGCTCGACGAGGCGCTCGACGTGCACAAGGCCGAGCTGTTCTGCAACCAGGTCGAATACCATCCTTTCCTGTCGCAACAGAAGCTGCTCGCCAGGATGCGGCAGGCCGGCATGCTGCTCAATGCCTACCAGCCGATTGCGCGCGGCAAGGTCTTCGACAACGAAGTGCTCAAGTCGCTCGGACACAAATACGGCAAGAGCGCCGGGCAGGTGACGCTCCGCTGGCTCACCCAGCAGGACGGCGTCGGGGCGATCCCGCGCTCAGCCCGCCTGGAGAACATGCGCGCCAATCTCGACATCTTCGACTTCGAGCTGTCGCCGGACGACATGGCGGCGATCCACGGGCTCGCCAGCGGCCAGCGCTATTCCCGCTTCGACTGGGAACCGGCTTGGGACGACTAA
- a CDS encoding amino acid ABC transporter ATP-binding protein: MRHVEKFYGPFHALKGVNLNVAKGEKIVLCGPSGSGKSTLIRCINHLEAIKSGEITVAGHRLSDSQKAVDAVRREVGMVFQQFNLFPHKTVLENCILAPMRVRGLSRSEAEATGRKYLERVRIGDQSAKYPAQLSGGQQQRVAIARALCMEPKAMLFDEPTSALDPEMVKEVLDTMVSLARDGMTMICVTHEMGFARQVADRVIFMADGAIVEENDPESFFRAPAHARTRAFLGEILHH, encoded by the coding sequence ATGCGGCATGTCGAGAAGTTCTATGGCCCGTTCCATGCCCTCAAGGGCGTCAATCTCAACGTGGCCAAGGGCGAGAAGATCGTGCTCTGCGGCCCTTCGGGCTCGGGCAAGTCGACGCTGATCCGCTGCATCAATCACCTGGAAGCGATCAAGAGCGGCGAGATCACCGTCGCTGGCCACCGGCTTAGCGACAGCCAGAAGGCGGTCGACGCGGTGCGCCGCGAGGTCGGCATGGTCTTCCAGCAATTCAACCTGTTCCCGCATAAGACGGTGCTGGAGAACTGCATCCTGGCGCCGATGCGGGTGCGCGGCCTCTCGCGCAGCGAGGCGGAGGCGACGGGGCGGAAATATCTGGAGCGGGTCCGGATCGGCGACCAGTCGGCGAAATACCCGGCGCAGCTCTCAGGCGGCCAGCAGCAGCGCGTCGCGATCGCGCGGGCGCTGTGCATGGAACCGAAGGCGATGCTGTTCGACGAACCGACCTCGGCGCTCGATCCGGAAATGGTCAAGGAGGTCCTCGACACCATGGTCTCGCTCGCCCGCGACGGCATGACCATGATCTGCGTGACCCATGAAATGGGCTTCGCCCGGCAGGTGGCGGACCGCGTCATCTTCATGGCCGATGGCGCCATCGTCGAGGAGAACGATCCCGAGAGCTTCTTCCGGGCGCCGGCACACGCCCGCACCCGGGCCTTCCTCGGCGAGATCCTGCACCACTAG
- a CDS encoding amino acid ABC transporter permease, with the protein MTLDFSVVTGAWQSLLLGTFGTLFLAFSGMVLAMIIGILGVVILRMQLRLPSLLVNAFIEIVRNTPFLVQIFFLFFALPLAGIRLNPTLTAILALGVNGGAYAIEIIRGGVESVPKGQTEAGLALGLHKHEVFRLIVLKPALRAIYPSLSSQFILLTLTTAICTSISAYELTSVGQRIEAETFRSFEVYFTLTGIYLVISLVTMWLLAAIGRRAFSYPQR; encoded by the coding sequence ATGACACTCGATTTCAGCGTCGTGACCGGCGCCTGGCAGTCGCTGCTCCTGGGTACGTTCGGAACCCTGTTCCTGGCCTTCTCGGGGATGGTGCTCGCGATGATCATCGGCATCCTCGGCGTGGTCATCCTCAGGATGCAGCTGCGGCTGCCTTCGCTGCTGGTCAACGCCTTCATCGAGATCGTGCGCAACACGCCATTCCTGGTGCAGATATTCTTCCTGTTCTTCGCCCTGCCGCTCGCCGGCATCCGCCTCAACCCGACGCTGACGGCGATCCTGGCGCTCGGGGTCAATGGCGGCGCCTATGCGATCGAGATCATTCGCGGGGGCGTCGAGAGTGTGCCGAAGGGCCAGACCGAGGCGGGCCTGGCGCTCGGCCTGCACAAGCACGAGGTCTTCCGGCTGATCGTGCTGAAGCCGGCGCTGCGCGCGATCTACCCGTCACTGTCGAGCCAATTCATCCTGCTGACCCTGACCACGGCGATCTGCACCTCGATCTCGGCCTATGAGCTGACCTCGGTCGGCCAGCGCATCGAGGCGGAGACCTTCCGCAGCTTCGAGGTCTATTTCACCCTGACCGGCATCTATCTGGTGATCTCGCTGGTGACGATGTGGCTGCTCGCGGCGATCGGCCGCCGCGCCTTCAGCTATCCGCAGCGTTGA
- the fdhD gene encoding formate dehydrogenase accessory sulfurtransferase FdhD produces MSAEVAVEAPVNIVYGTMPYAVMMATPSDLEDFVAGFSLTEGIVRSVEEIRGITATPQQDGIVVSVELAPGRFREHLARRRNLSGRTSCGLCGVEALADLPTAEARAATATPVSPAAIGAALGTLERQQPLHRLTRSVHAAAWCDRDGAILAVREDVGRHNALDKLIGARLRAGHDASDGFVLVTSRASFEMVEKAAIFGAGTLVSISAPTSLAIERANALGLTLVCIARADSATVFAGRLADTVESVAR; encoded by the coding sequence GTGAGCGCCGAAGTCGCGGTCGAAGCGCCCGTCAACATCGTCTACGGCACCATGCCCTATGCGGTGATGATGGCGACGCCGTCCGACCTCGAGGATTTCGTCGCCGGCTTCAGCCTGACCGAGGGCATCGTCCGCAGCGTCGAGGAGATCAGGGGGATCACGGCGACCCCGCAGCAGGACGGCATCGTCGTCAGCGTCGAGCTGGCGCCCGGCCGCTTTCGCGAGCACCTCGCCCGCCGCCGCAACCTCTCGGGTCGCACCTCCTGTGGCCTCTGCGGTGTCGAGGCGCTCGCTGACCTGCCGACGGCGGAAGCGCGCGCCGCCACGGCGACGCCAGTTTCGCCTGCAGCGATCGGCGCGGCGCTCGGCACACTCGAACGCCAGCAGCCGCTGCACCGCCTGACCCGCTCGGTCCATGCCGCAGCCTGGTGCGACCGCGATGGCGCGATCCTGGCCGTGCGCGAGGATGTCGGCCGGCACAACGCCCTGGACAAGCTGATCGGCGCCCGCCTGCGCGCCGGCCATGATGCGAGCGACGGCTTCGTGCTGGTCACCAGCCGGGCTTCCTTCGAGATGGTCGAGAAGGCAGCGATCTTCGGGGCCGGCACGCTGGTCTCGATCTCGGCGCCGACCTCGCTGGCGATCGAACGGGCGAACGCGCTCGGCCTGACCCTGGTCTGCATCGCCCGAGCCGATTCCGCGACGGTCTTCGCCGGGCGCCTCGCCGACACCGTGGAGAGTGTCGCGAGATGA
- a CDS encoding amino acid ABC transporter permease — MGILELTYLLQGLLWTLLLAAIGFAGGIVFGVIIALMRVSDSPWLRIPAIGWIGLFQGTPLLMQLFVAYFGLPLLGFDLPAWAAVSVALTAHASAFLGEIWRGAIQAVPRGQSEAADALGLPARSRMFDVIMPQAFKLSLPATVGFLVQLLKGTSLAAIVGFIELTRAGTIVSNQIYKPLLVFGVVGAMYFALCWPLSLWGRRLEQKMAAATAK, encoded by the coding sequence ATGGGCATCCTCGAACTCACCTATCTCCTGCAGGGCCTGCTCTGGACCTTGCTGCTCGCCGCGATCGGCTTTGCCGGCGGCATCGTCTTCGGCGTCATCATCGCGCTGATGCGGGTCTCGGACTCGCCCTGGCTGCGGATCCCGGCGATCGGCTGGATCGGCCTGTTCCAGGGCACGCCGCTGCTGATGCAATTGTTCGTCGCTTATTTCGGGCTGCCCCTGCTTGGCTTCGACCTGCCGGCCTGGGCGGCCGTCTCGGTCGCGCTGACGGCGCATGCCTCGGCCTTCCTCGGTGAGATCTGGCGCGGCGCGATCCAGGCGGTGCCGCGGGGCCAGAGCGAGGCCGCCGATGCGCTCGGCCTGCCCGCTCGCAGCCGCATGTTCGACGTGATCATGCCGCAGGCCTTCAAATTGTCGCTGCCGGCGACCGTCGGCTTCCTCGTGCAACTGCTCAAGGGGACATCGCTCGCCGCGATCGTCGGGTTCATCGAGCTGACCCGGGCCGGCACGATCGTGTCCAACCAGATCTACAAGCCGTTGCTCGTCTTCGGCGTGGTCGGGGCGATGTATTTCGCCCTGTGCTGGCCACTCTCGCTCTGGGGCCGCCGGCTCGAGCAGAAGATGGCGGCTGCGACCGCGAAATGA